The following are encoded in a window of Cryobacterium sp. CG_9.6 genomic DNA:
- a CDS encoding putative hydro-lyase: MITPATSPAHAGVLTPAERAALSPAAARALFRTGLATPTAGWSSGFTQANLIIVPREQAFDVLLFAQRNPKPCPILGVLEAGVTSGPLLVGGDIRTDVGRYTVYENGVLVAEPTDLREWWRPDLVTFIVGCSFTFEAALQRAGIPIAHIEQGRNVPMYRTNVRCAPAGDMAGPLVVSMRPIAADRVADAVRITAQYPAVHGAPVHVGDPGALGIRDLCTPDFGEAVTVPPGYVPVFWACGVTPQAAVMESRPPLAIGHAPGHMLITDARDSDYLVA; the protein is encoded by the coding sequence GTGATCACCCCGGCCACCAGCCCCGCGCACGCCGGGGTCCTCACCCCGGCCGAGCGCGCCGCGCTCTCCCCGGCCGCGGCGCGAGCGCTCTTCCGCACCGGACTGGCCACGCCCACCGCCGGGTGGTCGAGTGGATTCACTCAGGCAAACCTCATCATCGTGCCGCGCGAACAGGCCTTCGATGTGCTCCTGTTCGCCCAGCGCAATCCCAAGCCCTGCCCCATCCTCGGGGTACTGGAGGCGGGCGTCACGAGCGGTCCCCTGCTGGTGGGTGGGGACATCCGCACCGATGTGGGTCGATACACGGTGTACGAGAACGGCGTCTTGGTTGCCGAACCGACCGACCTGCGCGAGTGGTGGCGCCCCGACCTGGTCACGTTCATCGTGGGCTGCAGTTTCACGTTCGAGGCGGCTCTGCAGCGCGCCGGCATCCCCATCGCCCATATCGAGCAGGGTCGGAACGTGCCCATGTATCGCACCAACGTGCGGTGCGCTCCGGCCGGTGACATGGCGGGTCCGCTTGTCGTCTCCATGCGGCCCATCGCGGCAGATCGGGTAGCGGATGCCGTGCGCATCACCGCGCAGTACCCCGCGGTTCACGGTGCTCCCGTGCACGTGGGCGACCCGGGCGCTCTGGGAATTCGCGACCTGTGCACCCCCGACTTTGGGGAGGCCGTGACGGTACCCCCAGGGTACGTGCCGGTGTTCTGGGCGTGCGGTGTCACACCGCAGGCTGCGGTGATGGAGTCCCGTCCTCCCCTGGCGATCGGCCACGCCCCCGGTCACATGCTGATCACCGACGCGCGCGACTCCGACTACCTCGTGGCCTAG
- a CDS encoding GntR family transcriptional regulator, with the protein MTLDEILPHLRRETADSRHAETGIWAASVLRERISAGQLAPGAKLAEHILCDVLGVSRNTLREAFATLAGEHVVTRIPNRGVFVTLPTADDIREIYRVRRFLESAALTWSTDVTTDALHAAIARGRAARTQGSVLEMASANQAFHAGVVALAGSDRLNLQMSQVLAEMRLVFHSMVADPSFHAPYIEENARILERFDAGDRAESAALMGVYLVRAEAELLAARARS; encoded by the coding sequence ATGACTCTCGACGAGATCCTTCCTCACCTGCGCCGGGAGACCGCGGACAGTAGACATGCCGAAACGGGAATATGGGCCGCGTCGGTGCTCCGCGAGCGCATTTCGGCGGGGCAGCTGGCCCCCGGTGCCAAGCTCGCGGAGCACATCCTGTGCGATGTGCTCGGGGTCTCCCGCAACACGCTCCGCGAGGCCTTTGCCACCCTCGCCGGCGAACACGTGGTCACCCGCATTCCCAACCGTGGTGTGTTCGTCACCCTGCCCACGGCCGACGACATTCGAGAGATCTACCGGGTGCGTCGTTTTCTCGAGTCGGCCGCCCTCACGTGGTCAACCGATGTCACAACGGATGCCCTCCACGCGGCGATCGCCCGCGGTCGCGCCGCACGCACCCAGGGTTCGGTGCTCGAGATGGCAAGTGCGAATCAGGCCTTCCACGCGGGCGTCGTCGCCCTGGCGGGGAGCGACCGGCTCAACCTGCAGATGAGTCAGGTGCTCGCGGAGATGCGGCTCGTGTTTCACTCCATGGTTGCCGATCCGTCTTTCCACGCTCCGTATATCGAAGAGAACGCTCGTATCCTCGAACGTTTCGACGCGGGGGACCGCGCAGAGTCGGCGGCGCTGATGGGCGTGTACCTGGTGCGCGCCGAAGCCGAGTTGCTGGCCGCCCGCGCGCGGTCCTGA